From the genome of Thermus albus:
ACTCCACCTCAAAAGCGTTTCCCTGCTCTTGGGCGATCTCCCTAAGGGCCTTAAGCACCTTTACCGCCTCGGTGTCGGGTAGGGGTTTCCCGTCCCCCTTGCGGTCCAGTTCCGCTTTCACCACCCGGGCGAAGTCCAGGGTCTTCTGGTCCCGGGCCTTCATGGCCTCCTTGATGGTCTCCTTGATGGCCTCGTAGATGCTCATCCTTCTTAGTTTAGCCGGTAAAATGCCCCCATGTGGGCGCTCCTTTCCGTTTCCGATAAAAGGGGGCTTCTTCCCTTTGCCGAAGGGCTTTTGCGCCTAGGCTTTCGGCTTTTGGCCACCGGGGGTACCTATAGGGCCTTGAGGGAGGCGGGTCTTCCCGTGACCTACATCTCCGACTTTACCGGCTTTCCCGAGGTTCTGGAGGGCCGGGTGAAGACCCTCCACCCCAAGGTGCATGCGGGGCTTCTCGCCCGTCCTGACCAGGAGGAGGAGCTTAAGGCCTTAGGCTTTGACAGGATCGCCCTCTTGGCCGTGAACCTTTACCCTTTTCGGGAGACCGTGGCCAAGGGGGCCAGCTTTGCCGAGGCCCTGGAGCAGATTGACATTGGGGGG
Proteins encoded in this window:
- a CDS encoding GatB/YqeY domain-containing protein gives rise to the protein MSIYEAIKETIKEAMKARDQKTLDFARVVKAELDRKGDGKPLPDTEAVKVLKALREIAQEQGNAFEVEFLDRFLPKEMSEEEIEAWIRENIDFSQFKTPLAAIGVVTKALGPRAPGEKVRRVIERLAK